From Polyodon spathula isolate WHYD16114869_AA chromosome 26, ASM1765450v1, whole genome shotgun sequence, one genomic window encodes:
- the LOC121300969 gene encoding GTP-binding protein Di-Ras1: MPEQSNDYRVVVFGAGGVGKSSLVLRFVKGTFRDTYIPTIEDTYRQVISCDKSVCTLQITDTTGSHQFPAMQRLSISKGHAFILVYSITSRQSLEELKPIYQQVLQIKGSVESIPVMLVGNKCDETQREVETKEGEAQAQAWKCAFMETSAKMNYNVKELFQELLNLEKKRNMSLNIDGKRSSKQKRADKIKGKCSIM; encoded by the coding sequence ATGCCTGAGCAAAGTAATGACTACCGCGTGGTGGTGTTTGGGGCAGGGGGAGTGGGCAAGAGCTCGCTGGTGCTACGATTCGTCAAGGGAACCTTCCGGGACACCTACATCCCCACCATCGAGGACACCTACCGGCAGGTGATCAGCTGTGACAAGAGCGTCTGCACCCTGCAGATCACCGACACCACCGGCAGCCACCAGTTCCCTGCCATGCAGCGGCTCTCCATCTCCAAGGGCCATGCCTTCATCCTGGTCTACTCCATCACCAGCCGGCAGTCCCTGGAAGAGCTCAAGCCCATCTACCAGCAGGTCCTGCAGATCAAGGGCAGTGTGGAGAGCATCCCCGTCATGCTGGTGGGCAACAAGTGCGACGAGACCCAGCGAGAGGTGGAGACCAAGGAAGGGGAGGCCCAGGCCCAGGCATGGAAGTGCGCCTTCATGGAAACGTCGGCCAAGATGAACTACAACGTCAAGGAGCTCTTCCAAGAGCTGCTCAATCTGGAGAAGAAGAGGAACATGAGCCTCAACATCGACGGCAAGCGCTCAAGCAAGCAGAAGAGGGCGGACAAGATCAAGGGGAAGTGTAGCATCATGTAG